A single window of Arcobacter venerupis DNA harbors:
- a CDS encoding NADP-dependent isocitrate dehydrogenase, whose protein sequence is MSKIIYTKVDEAPALATYSFLPIIKAFTKSSGIEMVTKDISLAGRILANFPENLKEDQKISDDLAELGALTQDPEANIVKLPNVSASVPQLKAAIAELQSKGYNIPNYDASEEITARYSKITGSAVNPVLREGNSDRRAPSAVKNYARANPHRMGKWAKDSKTDVACMTSGDFYGSEVSKTFDEANDLKISFFDTKGAETVLKASTKVLAGEIIDATVMNAKALQEFYAQVIERAKKEDVLLSLHLKATMMKVSDPIMFGFAVKVYFKDLIAKHAALFDELGVNFNNGLGDLYSKLDKVNASVKAEIEADIAAVYAKQPRLAMVNSAKGITNLHVPSDVIIDASMPAMIKGGGKMWNAEDKEEDTIAMIPDRAYAASFKAVIDDCKENGALDVKTMGTVPNVGLMAQKAEEYGSHDKTFQAKADGQIKVIDKDGNAVFTFDVENGDIFRMCQTKDAPIQDWIKLAVSRSKLSNTPAIFWLDKNRAHDAQMIAKVNKYLPTHDTSGLDITIMSPVDATLKSLERMRKGEDTISVTGNILRDYNTDLFPILELGTSAKMLSIVPLMQGGGLFETGAGGSAPKHVQQFQEEDYLRWDSLGEFMALAASFEHLGNTQNNAKAKVLADTLDKATGTFLINDKSPSRKLGGVDNRGSHFYLAMYWAQKLAAQTTDADLAAEFAPIAKAMTENEDKIMSELVAGHGKAVDMGGYYLPDEAKTSAAMRPSATLNAIIG, encoded by the coding sequence ATGTCAAAAATCATTTACACGAAAGTTGATGAAGCACCAGCTTTAGCAACATACTCTTTTTTACCAATTATCAAAGCTTTCACAAAAAGTTCTGGTATAGAAATGGTTACAAAAGATATTTCATTAGCTGGAAGAATTTTAGCTAACTTCCCTGAAAACTTAAAAGAAGACCAAAAAATCAGTGATGATTTAGCAGAACTTGGAGCTTTAACTCAAGATCCAGAAGCTAACATTGTTAAATTACCTAATGTATCTGCTTCTGTTCCTCAATTAAAAGCAGCAATTGCAGAATTACAATCAAAAGGTTATAACATACCAAATTATGATGCTAGCGAAGAAATTACTGCTAGATATTCAAAAATTACTGGTTCAGCAGTTAATCCTGTATTAAGAGAAGGAAATTCAGACAGACGTGCTCCTAGTGCTGTTAAAAACTACGCAAGAGCTAATCCTCACAGAATGGGTAAATGGGCAAAAGATTCTAAAACTGACGTAGCTTGTATGACTTCAGGAGATTTCTATGGTTCTGAAGTATCAAAAACTTTTGATGAAGCAAATGATTTAAAAATCTCTTTCTTTGATACAAAAGGTGCTGAAACTGTATTAAAAGCATCTACAAAAGTACTTGCTGGTGAAATTATTGACGCAACGGTTATGAATGCAAAAGCATTACAAGAATTTTATGCACAAGTTATTGAAAGAGCTAAAAAAGAAGATGTATTATTATCTTTACACTTAAAAGCAACAATGATGAAAGTTTCTGATCCTATTATGTTTGGATTTGCAGTAAAAGTGTATTTCAAAGATTTAATTGCAAAACATGCTGCTTTATTTGATGAATTAGGTGTTAACTTTAACAATGGTTTAGGTGATTTATACTCTAAATTAGACAAAGTTAATGCAAGCGTAAAAGCTGAAATTGAAGCTGATATTGCTGCAGTTTATGCAAAACAACCAAGACTTGCAATGGTAAATTCTGCTAAAGGAATTACAAACTTACATGTTCCTTCAGATGTTATTATTGATGCTTCTATGCCTGCTATGATTAAAGGTGGTGGGAAAATGTGGAATGCTGAAGATAAAGAAGAAGATACAATTGCAATGATTCCAGATAGAGCATATGCAGCTAGTTTCAAAGCTGTAATTGATGATTGCAAAGAAAATGGAGCATTAGATGTTAAAACAATGGGAACAGTTCCTAATGTTGGTTTAATGGCTCAAAAAGCTGAAGAGTATGGTTCACATGACAAAACTTTCCAAGCTAAAGCTGATGGTCAAATCAAAGTTATTGATAAAGATGGAAATGCTGTATTTACTTTTGATGTTGAAAATGGTGATATTTTCAGAATGTGTCAAACTAAAGATGCTCCAATCCAAGACTGGATTAAATTAGCAGTATCAAGATCAAAATTATCTAATACTCCTGCTATTTTCTGGTTAGATAAAAATAGAGCTCACGATGCTCAAATGATTGCAAAAGTGAATAAATACTTACCAACTCATGATACATCTGGTTTAGATATTACAATTATGTCTCCTGTTGACGCAACTTTAAAATCTTTAGAAAGAATGAGAAAAGGTGAAGATACTATTTCAGTAACTGGAAATATCTTAAGAGATTATAACACTGACTTATTCCCAATTTTAGAATTAGGAACTTCAGCAAAAATGTTATCAATTGTTCCATTAATGCAAGGTGGAGGATTATTTGAAACTGGTGCTGGTGGATCTGCTCCAAAACACGTTCAACAATTCCAAGAAGAAGATTATTTAAGATGGGATTCTTTAGGTGAATTTATGGCACTTGCTGCTTCATTTGAACACTTAGGAAATACTCAAAATAATGCAAAAGCAAAAGTTTTAGCTGATACTTTAGATAAAGCAACTGGAACTTTCTTAATCAATGACAAATCACCATCAAGAAAATTAGGTGGAGTTGATAATAGAGGTTCTCACTTTTATTTAGCTATGTATTGGGCACAAAAATTAGCTGCACAAACAACTGATGCTGATTTAGCTGCTGAATTTGCTCCAA